The Paenibacillus sp. FSL R7-0345 DNA segment CCATGAATCGCCGACATCATTTCGCTCTTGCGTTCTATAAGCGTAGTATTCCTTTAGCTCCTTTAACATGGAACTTGGCAACGCTACTTTCCGAATAGATTTTTTTGTTTTGGGGGATTTGACGATGACTTCACCCTTAAGAGCATGAATCATAGATTGTGACACATCCAAAATCCCATTGTTGAAATCAAGGTGCTTCCATTCCAGCCCGAGTAATTCGCCCCGCCGTAATCCAGTTATAAGAGCCAAAGTTACCATAACCCTCCAGTGATATGGCTCTCTTTGCAACGCTCGAAGCATTTGTTCTACCTCTGTTTCATTGTAGGGAACTATCTCTTTTGCATTGACCTTAGGTTTCTGCACATCGGTAACTGGATTTCGCTTAATAATTCTCCATTCCACTGCACGTTTGAGTATGTTTTTTAAGATTCGGTGTTGAATTTCGATTGTTCCAGAAGCTAAGCTTCCTGATTTTTTATCTCCACGGCTACCGTTCTTTTCGAGCTGATTCAGAAAATTTAAAATGTGAAGTGGTTTGATTTCCTCAAGCTTTAGATGTTGAAAGTATGGAAGAATTCGAGTCTTAAGATTAGAGTCATAAGTGTATAGAGTCTTGTATGCCAAATGCTTTAAGGCATATTTATCCCTCCATTCTTCTACGAACGTCCCAAAGGTTAGTTTCTGAGGAGACACATATTCATCCGCTTCCACTTCCATCCGAAATTTAGCATATTCGATTTCTACTTCTCGTTTTGTTCGACAATGAACGGTCTTTGTGAAACGAATGTATTTTCCTCTAGCGTCTTTACCAGCATTAACTGTTAAGAACCATGAATTATCTCCACGTTTTTGGATATTAGCCAACTCAAAACACCTTCTACAATGGATTTTTAATAATATTCATTATATCCATTTATGAAGAAGTGAGACCTTAGGCGTTGACTGATTAGCATAATAACTCAATCATATCACTTAAACTATGCTACAGTTGATACTACATAGAGGAGCAAAACACACCGCCCAATTTAAGACGGTGTGTTCATGAAAAATTATTTGGGCATATGTAACTCTGTCTATTTCATACTCGCCCTCGATAACCAGCTGGGGGTGTCTTACGTTGAGGTGGAGTCGGTGGTTGGTTAACGGATTTAAAAATAGAAGCATCGATCTCGAACATGCTGACAGCTACCTGATTATTTCCATGTACATGAGCAATTTGCCGTGCATGTTTTGTTAGAGGGGCCTGTACAGTCGATCCTCCAAACTCTCCGGAATTAGCTAGGATAACAGGTTGGTACATGTGATAGTGTAAAGCGCCCACCATGTTATCAAACGTATTTACATCTTGATTCATTGCAGCGATAACAAAAACATCAGATATATCCCTCAAATCGGCTACTAAGCTGAGATCTGTGGCATCATAACAAATTGCTCCCGCCAAACGAGTCCTCCCAATCTCCTCATTACCAAACTCAACAATTACTTGATACGGTCGGTAGCCCTGTACGTTTAAATCCTGCTCTGATTTGGTCATATGCTGCTTACCCTGGTAAACCAGCGTGAACTCACGTCCCGTAAGACGTTCTGTACGAAGTAACCACAGTGCCTGATTTCGAACTTCATTCGTCTGCGCCGATTGAATGAACGTCATTCCTGCATAAATATTAGCTCCTGTTGCATCCGACAAACCACGCAAAAGGTCCAAATCGTCTGGATGAATTGTTAACTCAGGGAAGACAATCAAGTCCATATCTTGCTTTTTACTGACTTCTCTGCTTACCGTCATGGAGGCAGAATGCTTCGCTTTAATATGACTGTTTACTAAATTACACATAGAAGCAATATGGTTGCGGTGGCGAGCGCGGAAAGATGGCGTCCAGTGTAATGGGTCTTGTACGCAAAAGTCGTCATTACCTGGTAACAAAGGCTGTACAATAGCGACTCTCAAATTTCTATTCTCAGGTTTAGCTCGGGTGAAAGAAGGAATGATGTAGAAAGGTGTGTCTGACAAATTACCATAAATCTGTCTTTGGGCGTCAATTCTCTTTTCAATAATGAACAGGAGGTCACCGATATTTCTGATGGAATCAATGTCTGGAATATGCCCGTCTATTGTTCTAACTCCTGGCCATTGTAGCAAGCGGAACAGTAATTCCGTAACCCATGGCGATAAAGGGCTTGGTTCACCTAATAAACCTTTAACATGATTGTTCATTCCCAATCGTCGTGTATACCAGGTGGAGCGCAATCCTCGATAGGAGTGAAGCTGATCCCTCATCAGATATGTTTGTGCCGTGAAATCATATTCACCTGTTATGCAGGATCTAAGGATTTGGCCTAAATTGTACATCCAGCTAAACTCTTTCTTGACCCAAGATGGTATGTAATACAATTCACTCGTTGATATATCTCCACCTATGGCTACTTCTAGGAACTTCTCTTCTTTAATTTTTCCGGGATTCTGAATGCTGTTCCAGTCTTTGCACTTTACAGTAATTGAATTTATTGAGAGGGTGCTCGTGAGTAGAGCATGTGCTTCCTTATCTTTTAAGATAGTACGGGCAAGCATTAACAAAGCGTTTTCTTGCTTAAAGGGATTTCGGTTCCCTTTAGTTATACGTAGCAACGATAAGTCTGAGTTATTAGTCAACTTGATTTCACCAGAGTTAGAAATCTTTTGCGCCTGCCTAATTTCCGGTGGTATAACATTTCTCCATGTTGCTGAGCGAATTCGTGTAGACTTAAGAATATGATCCATCAAATCCGGTCTATTATAAAACAACTTGTACAATGCTTCTTTACGCTTACTATCATCTAAATTTTGGTCATTCAACAATGAGATAAACCAACTACTGAATCTAACTGGACTGGGATGAACTTGCTGTGCGACTAGAGATACAGTAACGACTTCCGTTAAATTCTCATTTGTTGCATTCAACTTAAATTGACCGACTTCTTTCAACATCTTATGGTGCTTTAGAATTTTAATCTCTGAATTCTTAGCATTAATTGTGTACGAAAAGATGCCTATTGTAGATAGGAAAAGTATCGCTTGCTGTTTTACATACCATGGGTTAGATGACCGATGTTTTAACAACTTTGTCGCAAACTCTCCGAGCGCATCACGGAAGCAAGAAATGTCTGCTGATTCAGGATATATCCGTTCATTCTTATAGCCTATCGTTGTAGCGGCCGCTTGAAACAAATCGGCTGCTACATATTCCGCAACTTTAATTTCACGAGTGCACTCAATTGTACTTATATCTGGCGCAAATAGCTTAGTCTCTAATGCTTCGATTACAACCTCAAGCAATGAAGCATCAGGATACAGATCAAATGCACATCGAAGCAGCAACGTCAAAGATGGATTTTCGGCCCAACTGGCTATTAGCTTGCGCGCAATGGATTCAAATTCATGATCCAGTAATTGACCAGCCTTTACGTTACCATATCCGTCATCACTATTTGCAATCAGCTCTTCTAGGTCTGTCATGGTACGCTTCATTCGCAAAGAGTGCACTACACGAGTTGCAGCAAATCGCTTCAGTGTATCATCCCGAACGTCCACATGTGTAGCAGTGACCCGAGATAACTCCAAGCTATTTCTGGTTTTTCCCCGCTCATCGGATTCATGATATTCGGTCAAATGGAATAACCCATCCAAGGTTCCTATCGTCTGTTGAATCGTGTCTTGGTCAGGTGTTCCGCTAATAGATTGCTGGATTTGGTTCATAACAGCCGATAAATGATAGCCAGGAGCAAGTTGATGAAAAGGTAGTACCTTCGTTTTGTCTTTATTGATCGTTAGCGTGGCATCTTCAGTACTCACTCCAATTCTTTTCTGGTGCTCCTTCAGCTTCTTATCGATCCATTTTTCAAATATATCTTTAACTTTGTTAACTTTCTTTTCACCAATTACTTCTACGACTAGACGAATGTCATCGACATAACGGCAATAATCACGAATAATAAACGACTCTTTACTATTTTCTCGGTTAATTTCTTGCCCAATCATTCTGTCGAAACCGATTAAGTAAGCATTTGCTAAAAAACCACTTGCAACAAGCCCTTGCGGTAACCCATTAGGGGCAGATAGGTTTACAGTTTTTTCGGCTACTAGAGCATCTCGCTCGTTCCATTTCCATGAAAAAACTGTTTCGACGGTTTCCCAAAAGCCCGTTGTGCTCTCTAAAAATTCATCTATAGAATGGAGCGTTCCTGTATCATCTCCTTCAACGGGGAAACTTACCTCACTACTAGAGTTAATGTAATACTCCGAGACATAATGGCGAAGTTGATCGATTAGCGCTTTACGGTCAATATGGTTATAAAATCCTTTTAGATCAAAGGATAGGATGAACAGATCGGAAGTTGGAGGAGCGATAGAGGCGTAATACTGAGCCTGGGAGCGCGGACGTTTTAAAAATGTCTGGTAATCGGTATAGTACTGCCGATAGCAGTGAGAGCTCCCCCAGCTAAAACTAGCCAACTTTCGATTATTAGGCGGAGATGTCCAGGTACATTGAAGCCGATTTCCATAGCTGAAGATTTGATTCTTCTGTGCAGTATTAAAATTCGACTCATCTGATGGACCTTGAGCTGTTTCAATAGCATCAGCAAGACACATCATGAGAGCAGAGGCTATCGTCTGGTCTTTTATCGATAAATGAGCCAGTGGGCGTAAAGGCTGCGTGCTCTCAACGCCTGTTAGGCTAGTTTCTTCATTCTCTTCAGGCAGCTCTGTTTCAGAAGTTGAGTCGTCCTTTTTCTTTTCCTCTAATAGTCGTGGGCTCCAAAGGTCGATCCGCAGCTGGTTTATATCAGGTTTGAAAGTCCACTTGCTGTTTTTTGGTGCTAATACAAGCCTCATCTCGCCTGGCTCATAGGTCCAATTCATTATTTCCTTCGACCACTCAATAATTTTTTGCTCTAGATTGATAGTTGAACAATCCAACTCAAGCGGGTCAGCATACCAATTATGCTTTCGAATGTATGTATGTGTTTTTTTCCAAGCCTCTGCTAATACGACCATATCCCCCAAATAACTAAGTAAGGGGTACAATTTATCGTAATTTTCCTTAATAATCGACATTATGATTTCTCCT contains these protein-coding regions:
- a CDS encoding reverse transcriptase domain-containing protein — protein: MSIIKENYDKLYPLLSYLGDMVVLAEAWKKTHTYIRKHNWYADPLELDCSTINLEQKIIEWSKEIMNWTYEPGEMRLVLAPKNSKWTFKPDINQLRIDLWSPRLLEEKKKDDSTSETELPEENEETSLTGVESTQPLRPLAHLSIKDQTIASALMMCLADAIETAQGPSDESNFNTAQKNQIFSYGNRLQCTWTSPPNNRKLASFSWGSSHCYRQYYTDYQTFLKRPRSQAQYYASIAPPTSDLFILSFDLKGFYNHIDRKALIDQLRHYVSEYYINSSSEVSFPVEGDDTGTLHSIDEFLESTTGFWETVETVFSWKWNERDALVAEKTVNLSAPNGLPQGLVASGFLANAYLIGFDRMIGQEINRENSKESFIIRDYCRYVDDIRLVVEVIGEKKVNKVKDIFEKWIDKKLKEHQKRIGVSTEDATLTINKDKTKVLPFHQLAPGYHLSAVMNQIQQSISGTPDQDTIQQTIGTLDGLFHLTEYHESDERGKTRNSLELSRVTATHVDVRDDTLKRFAATRVVHSLRMKRTMTDLEELIANSDDGYGNVKAGQLLDHEFESIARKLIASWAENPSLTLLLRCAFDLYPDASLLEVVIEALETKLFAPDISTIECTREIKVAEYVAADLFQAAATTIGYKNERIYPESADISCFRDALGEFATKLLKHRSSNPWYVKQQAILFLSTIGIFSYTINAKNSEIKILKHHKMLKEVGQFKLNATNENLTEVVTVSLVAQQVHPSPVRFSSWFISLLNDQNLDDSKRKEALYKLFYNRPDLMDHILKSTRIRSATWRNVIPPEIRQAQKISNSGEIKLTNNSDLSLLRITKGNRNPFKQENALLMLARTILKDKEAHALLTSTLSINSITVKCKDWNSIQNPGKIKEEKFLEVAIGGDISTSELYYIPSWVKKEFSWMYNLGQILRSCITGEYDFTAQTYLMRDQLHSYRGLRSTWYTRRLGMNNHVKGLLGEPSPLSPWVTELLFRLLQWPGVRTIDGHIPDIDSIRNIGDLLFIIEKRIDAQRQIYGNLSDTPFYIIPSFTRAKPENRNLRVAIVQPLLPGNDDFCVQDPLHWTPSFRARHRNHIASMCNLVNSHIKAKHSASMTVSREVSKKQDMDLIVFPELTIHPDDLDLLRGLSDATGANIYAGMTFIQSAQTNEVRNQALWLLRTERLTGREFTLVYQGKQHMTKSEQDLNVQGYRPYQVIVEFGNEEIGRTRLAGAICYDATDLSLVADLRDISDVFVIAAMNQDVNTFDNMVGALHYHMYQPVILANSGEFGGSTVQAPLTKHARQIAHVHGNNQVAVSMFEIDASIFKSVNQPPTPPQRKTPPAGYRGRV
- a CDS encoding site-specific integrase; translation: MANIQKRGDNSWFLTVNAGKDARGKYIRFTKTVHCRTKREVEIEYAKFRMEVEADEYVSPQKLTFGTFVEEWRDKYALKHLAYKTLYTYDSNLKTRILPYFQHLKLEEIKPLHILNFLNQLEKNGSRGDKKSGSLASGTIEIQHRILKNILKRAVEWRIIKRNPVTDVQKPKVNAKEIVPYNETEVEQMLRALQREPYHWRVMVTLALITGLRRGELLGLEWKHLDFNNGILDVSQSMIHALKGEVIVKSPKTKKSIRKVALPSSMLKELKEYYAYRTQERNDVGDSWYNGNWFFMFSHPDGQPFHHERPYLWFRQFIKKNGFRYIRFHDLRHTSATILINQGVHAKIISERLGHGSIATTMNIYGHALRTADQAAADKFESFFTSDAVQEH